A stretch of the Bacillus licheniformis DSM 13 = ATCC 14580 genome encodes the following:
- a CDS encoding transporter substrate-binding domain-containing protein, with protein sequence MNKLHTYKRITLLITVLALALITAACSTAQNKAENKKTAWDEIKEKGKIVVATSGTLYPTSYHDTDSGKDKLTGYEVEVIREAAERLDLDVEFKEMGFDGMLTAVGSGQVDAAANDITMTDDRKEKFLFSTPYKYSFGTAIVRKKDLSGIHTLEDLKGKKAAGAATTVYMDIARKYGAEEVIYDNATNDQFLKDVANGRTDVILNDYYLQKLALAAMPDLDLTIHPDLKYYPHQQGMIMKKGNTELKKQFDKTIDEMLKDGTIKKISKKFFGGADVSKKQDIDYIDVDVNK encoded by the coding sequence GTGAATAAATTGCATACGTATAAGCGCATTACATTGTTGATAACTGTGTTGGCGCTTGCTCTTATAACAGCTGCATGCAGCACAGCTCAAAATAAGGCTGAAAACAAAAAAACGGCCTGGGATGAGATAAAGGAAAAAGGGAAGATCGTGGTAGCGACTTCAGGAACCCTTTACCCCACTTCATATCATGACACTGATTCCGGCAAGGACAAGCTGACCGGCTACGAAGTTGAAGTCATCCGTGAAGCGGCTGAACGGCTCGACCTGGATGTCGAATTTAAAGAAATGGGCTTTGACGGCATGCTGACTGCGGTGGGGAGCGGACAAGTAGACGCTGCCGCCAACGATATTACGATGACAGACGACCGCAAAGAAAAGTTTTTGTTCTCTACGCCTTATAAATATTCATTCGGAACGGCTATCGTCCGCAAAAAAGACTTATCAGGCATCCACACGCTTGAGGACTTAAAAGGAAAGAAAGCCGCTGGTGCAGCTACGACAGTTTACATGGATATCGCACGCAAATACGGAGCAGAGGAAGTCATTTACGACAACGCGACAAATGATCAATTTTTAAAGGATGTAGCGAATGGAAGAACCGACGTCATCTTAAACGACTACTACCTTCAAAAGCTCGCGCTCGCCGCAATGCCTGATCTGGATCTGACAATTCATCCCGATCTTAAATACTATCCGCATCAGCAAGGCATGATCATGAAAAAAGGAAACACTGAACTTAAAAAACAATTCGACAAAACGATTGATGAAATGCTGAAGGACGGCACAATCAAAAAGATTTCGAAAAAGTTTTTCGGCGGTGCCGATGTTTCGAAAAAGCAGGATATCGACTATATCGATGTCGATGTGAATAAATAG
- a CDS encoding NAD(P)H-dependent oxidoreductase → MKNILIINGHEAYPHARGQLNHTIFTAMADKLSEKYEVKKTVVADGYQIPEEHEKFKWADAVIYQTPVYWFSVPALFKKYIDEIYEYGLFYQGSEDYGRGGLFTDKKYMFSTTWNAPKDVFSKAGTFFEGKSLDEALFHLHKMQEFIGMKPLKTFSVHDVISNPQVDQYLADLDAHLKEVFSI, encoded by the coding sequence ATGAAAAATATTTTAATCATCAACGGGCATGAAGCCTATCCCCATGCAAGAGGACAGCTCAATCACACTATTTTTACAGCGATGGCGGACAAGCTGAGCGAAAAATATGAAGTGAAAAAAACAGTGGTGGCAGACGGCTATCAAATCCCGGAGGAACACGAGAAATTCAAGTGGGCTGATGCCGTTATTTATCAGACGCCTGTTTACTGGTTCAGCGTTCCTGCTTTATTTAAAAAATATATTGATGAAATTTATGAGTACGGGCTTTTTTATCAAGGGTCTGAAGACTACGGAAGAGGCGGACTGTTTACCGATAAAAAGTATATGTTTTCAACCACATGGAACGCGCCGAAGGATGTATTCTCCAAGGCGGGGACATTCTTCGAAGGTAAAAGCCTTGATGAAGCGCTGTTTCATTTGCACAAAATGCAGGAATTCATCGGCATGAAGCCTTTAAAAACATTCTCTGTCCATGATGTAATCAGCAATCCGCAAGTGGATCAATATTTAGCTGATCTGGACGCCCATTTAAAAGAAGTATTTTCGATTTAA
- a CDS encoding AAA family ATPase encodes MFLKKLTLLREGVPSYAKYPFSIPAIQHLKELTFQKNVTFFVGENGSGKSTLLEAIADKCEFNTAGGGRNNTYEVYGSGSALGDYIRLSWLPKVTNGFFLRAESFYHFATHIDEVDITGFRSYGGRSLHEQSHGESFLSLFKHRFKEKGIYLLDEPEAALSPARQLAFLKIIHDLTKSSQAQFIIASHSPILLGYPEAEIFSFDGEQIAEVNYEDTDHYTLTKYFLQHREKLLAELFLDDV; translated from the coding sequence ATGTTTTTAAAAAAGCTGACTTTACTTCGGGAAGGAGTTCCTTCTTATGCAAAATATCCATTTTCAATTCCTGCTATTCAACATTTAAAAGAACTGACGTTTCAAAAAAACGTAACATTTTTTGTCGGGGAAAACGGATCGGGCAAATCGACGCTGCTTGAAGCAATCGCAGATAAATGCGAATTTAACACAGCCGGCGGGGGAAGAAATAACACATATGAAGTGTACGGCTCCGGATCGGCTCTTGGAGACTATATCAGATTGTCGTGGCTTCCCAAAGTAACAAACGGCTTTTTTCTGCGCGCTGAATCTTTCTATCATTTTGCCACTCATATTGATGAAGTGGATATCACGGGATTTCGAAGCTACGGAGGCAGATCTCTTCACGAGCAGTCGCACGGCGAATCTTTTTTATCGCTTTTCAAGCATCGTTTTAAAGAAAAGGGGATTTATCTTCTAGATGAGCCTGAAGCGGCCTTATCTCCGGCAAGACAGCTGGCATTCTTGAAAATCATTCATGATTTGACGAAATCCAGCCAGGCTCAGTTTATCATCGCTTCCCACTCCCCCATTTTATTAGGGTATCCGGAAGCCGAAATCTTTAGTTTTGATGGTGAACAAATCGCTGAAGTGAACTATGAGGATACGGATCATTACACTTTAACCAAGTATTTTCTTCAGCACCGGGAAAAGCTTTTGGCGGAGCTGTTTTTAGATGACGTTTGA
- a CDS encoding glycoside hydrolase family 1 protein, with product MIHQRLRPFPDHFLWGSASAAYQIEGAWNEDGKGLSVWDVFTKIPGKTFKGSNGDIAVDHYHRFKEDVALMAEMGLKAYRFSVSWPRIFPQGRGEANESGLRFYDDLINELLAHDIEPVLTLYHWDLPQALMDEYGGFESRRIIEDFNAYCVTLYKRYGGRVKYWVSLNEQNYNFNHGFITAMHPPGVKDRKRFYEANHIAFLANAKAIDSFRRYVPDGKIGPSFAYSPAYPLSSRPDDILAFENAEEFTNYWWLDMYCRGTYPDIPLKYLKEKGWAPTIEDGDMELLAKGKPDFVGVNYYQTITYEMNPLDGVSEGKMNTTGQKGSNQETGMPGLYKTKRNPHLETSNWDWAIDPIGLRIGLRRISSRYGLPLFITENGLGEFDKVENDGTIHDDYRIAYLRAHLEQCRQALNDGVDLIGYCSWSFTDLLSWLNGYQKRYGFVYINRDEENVKDLKRIKKDSFYWYQNVIQTNGEEL from the coding sequence ATGATTCATCAGCGACTACGCCCATTTCCAGATCATTTCCTATGGGGATCAGCATCTGCAGCCTACCAGATCGAAGGAGCCTGGAATGAAGACGGCAAGGGGCTTTCGGTTTGGGATGTGTTCACAAAGATTCCCGGAAAAACGTTTAAAGGAAGCAATGGAGACATTGCGGTCGACCATTACCACCGTTTTAAAGAAGATGTTGCTTTAATGGCTGAGATGGGGTTAAAAGCATACCGCTTTTCAGTCAGCTGGCCGAGGATTTTTCCGCAGGGCAGGGGAGAAGCCAATGAATCGGGTTTGAGATTTTACGATGACTTGATTAATGAGCTCCTTGCTCATGATATTGAACCTGTTTTGACGCTTTATCATTGGGATCTTCCCCAGGCTTTAATGGATGAATACGGCGGCTTTGAATCCAGAAGAATTATAGAGGATTTCAATGCGTATTGCGTTACGCTCTATAAGCGGTATGGAGGCAGGGTTAAATATTGGGTGTCCCTTAACGAGCAAAATTACAACTTTAATCACGGCTTTATCACAGCGATGCATCCCCCGGGTGTGAAGGATAGAAAACGCTTCTATGAGGCTAACCATATTGCATTTCTAGCGAATGCAAAGGCAATCGATTCTTTTCGCCGGTATGTTCCCGATGGAAAAATCGGACCGAGTTTTGCTTATTCGCCTGCATATCCCCTCTCCAGCCGTCCGGATGATATCCTCGCCTTCGAGAATGCCGAGGAATTTACAAACTATTGGTGGCTTGATATGTACTGCCGGGGAACATATCCGGACATCCCTTTAAAGTATCTGAAGGAAAAAGGCTGGGCGCCGACAATTGAAGATGGGGATATGGAGCTTTTAGCAAAAGGAAAACCCGATTTTGTCGGTGTGAATTATTATCAAACCATCACATATGAAATGAATCCTCTTGACGGGGTATCGGAAGGAAAGATGAATACGACCGGCCAAAAGGGAAGCAATCAGGAAACAGGCATGCCGGGTTTATACAAAACAAAAAGGAACCCTCATCTTGAGACATCGAATTGGGATTGGGCCATTGACCCGATCGGTCTAAGAATCGGACTTCGCAGGATTTCCAGCCGCTATGGGCTTCCGCTTTTCATAACGGAAAACGGGCTGGGGGAATTCGATAAGGTTGAAAATGACGGCACGATTCATGATGACTACAGAATTGCCTACTTGCGTGCGCACCTTGAACAATGCAGACAGGCTTTAAACGACGGAGTCGATTTAATCGGCTACTGCAGCTGGTCATTTACAGATTTATTGAGCTGGCTGAACGGCTACCAGAAAAGATACGGTTTCGTTTATATTAACCGTGATGAAGAGAATGTAAAGGACTTGAAGAGAATTAAAAAAGACAGCTTTTACTGGTACCAAAACGTCATTCAGACAAACGGGGAAGAGCTTTAG
- a CDS encoding competence protein ComJ: protein MIKKWEAQEMTMSYHQFTVYQKGGKPPVMDWTDEDIKRGYTTGEHAVSFEALENTASSVEVRLNAQKQVPSFNRRVTVPFEVLYDGVEIASVLSKKLTCDIPQGAYQLTCYTIMPDHSGTAQITYLLDFKQA, encoded by the coding sequence TTGATCAAAAAGTGGGAAGCACAAGAAATGACGATGTCATACCATCAGTTTACCGTTTATCAGAAAGGCGGAAAGCCGCCCGTTATGGATTGGACAGACGAGGATATTAAAAGAGGATATACAACGGGAGAGCACGCGGTCTCGTTTGAAGCTCTCGAAAACACGGCATCTTCAGTAGAAGTCCGTTTGAATGCCCAAAAACAGGTGCCCTCCTTCAACAGGCGCGTCACCGTTCCTTTCGAAGTGCTTTATGACGGGGTAGAAATTGCAAGCGTCCTATCCAAGAAATTGACATGCGATATTCCGCAAGGCGCCTATCAGCTGACATGCTATACAATAATGCCTGATCACAGCGGCACTGCACAGATCACCTATCTTCTCGATTTTAAACAGGCTTGA
- a CDS encoding NucA/NucB deoxyribonuclease domain-containing protein, translated as MDKIKSLLITLLAVAVVIIGIVSGDFFTSEHQPSGRQNGSNYDEVLIFPSDRYPETGAHIRKAIKKGHSEICTIDRDGAAERRKDSLKDVPSKSGYDRDEWPMAMCEEGGTGASVEYISPSDNRGAGSWVGNQVSDYPDGTKVLFKIN; from the coding sequence ATGGACAAGATTAAATCTTTGCTGATCACCTTGCTCGCCGTCGCCGTCGTGATCATCGGTATTGTATCTGGCGACTTTTTCACTTCAGAACACCAGCCTTCGGGCCGGCAAAACGGCTCAAACTACGATGAAGTGCTGATTTTTCCTTCGGACCGCTATCCTGAAACAGGCGCACACATTCGAAAGGCTATCAAAAAAGGGCACTCCGAAATCTGTACGATCGACAGGGACGGAGCCGCCGAACGCCGAAAGGATTCATTGAAAGATGTTCCTTCCAAATCAGGCTATGACCGCGACGAGTGGCCGATGGCCATGTGCGAAGAAGGCGGAACAGGTGCTTCTGTCGAGTATATCAGCCCGTCTGATAACCGTGGAGCAGGATCTTGGGTGGGCAATCAGGTAAGCGATTATCCGGACGGGACGAAAGTACTTTTCAAGATTAATTAA
- a CDS encoding serine/threonine protein kinase, whose protein sequence is MKTLIRWLFDRPLKKGTVLEGRYRINRVLGMGNYGITYLAEELGRSGFRVIKQQRKTKAWTSAGRRSFNREAEILRELDLPAAPRLYEVLRAAGERFIVMEYIEGKTFEDLLFYDGRVFDEQQTISILKEVLHSVSLLHSRGIIHRDLRIPNLIVNRGTIRIIDFGLACRLTERERVDNRHPEKKLMRAVSVKSDFYALGHFALFLLYSGFTPSDEEEKCWEEELSISSGLKSVLRKMLQIDLPYERAEDIIGDLISCTAEKKKLPF, encoded by the coding sequence GTGAAAACATTGATAAGATGGCTGTTTGACCGCCCGCTCAAAAAAGGAACCGTCTTGGAGGGGAGATATCGAATCAACCGTGTGCTCGGGATGGGCAACTACGGCATCACATATCTTGCCGAAGAACTTGGAAGATCCGGTTTCCGCGTCATCAAGCAGCAGAGAAAAACAAAAGCATGGACATCAGCCGGCCGGCGGTCTTTCAACCGCGAGGCTGAAATTTTGCGGGAATTGGATCTGCCTGCCGCGCCCCGTCTATATGAGGTGCTTCGAGCGGCCGGCGAGCGGTTTATCGTAATGGAGTATATTGAAGGAAAAACGTTTGAAGATTTGCTCTTTTATGATGGGCGTGTCTTTGATGAACAGCAAACGATCAGCATATTGAAGGAGGTGCTTCACAGCGTTTCACTTCTTCACAGCCGGGGGATTATTCACCGGGACTTGAGGATCCCAAATTTGATTGTGAATCGAGGAACGATCCGCATCATAGATTTCGGACTGGCATGCCGCCTGACTGAGAGAGAACGCGTTGATAACCGGCACCCGGAAAAAAAGCTGATGCGTGCAGTTTCAGTCAAAAGTGACTTTTATGCGTTAGGGCATTTTGCATTGTTTCTCCTGTACTCCGGTTTTACCCCGTCCGACGAGGAAGAAAAATGCTGGGAAGAAGAGCTCAGCATATCGTCTGGGCTTAAATCTGTTCTGCGGAAGATGCTGCAGATTGATCTCCCGTATGAGCGTGCAGAAGACATTATCGGCGATTTGATTTCCTGTACGGCGGAAAAGAAGAAGCTGCCGTTTTAA
- a CDS encoding ribonuclease YeeF family protein, with protein MKVYEAETLISAMKQRSDEYKNLREQLVSLKKALNSVAELDEFQGKGADAIKAFYRDLSGVVDGWLDLTDMQIQFLNGVSSAAENAGLSEDTFVDVQFLEQELANVHIHSQNMVSAQQQELSNILGQIDDLISLQPFSSDEIKQQLDAANQNRKDTIKAVEDLDGLLKREYSASEHIQQMIQTDYSALIDATGKGKNASPLNYNSHIYQNSEVYKMKHRMHQEARSYIANKQKQYETGKAEKAEEL; from the coding sequence ATGAAAGTCTACGAAGCGGAAACCCTAATTTCAGCTATGAAGCAAAGATCTGATGAATATAAAAATTTGAGAGAACAGCTCGTCAGCTTAAAAAAAGCGTTAAACAGCGTCGCAGAACTTGATGAGTTTCAAGGAAAAGGCGCCGATGCCATTAAAGCGTTTTACAGAGACCTATCAGGAGTCGTAGACGGCTGGCTGGATTTAACCGATATGCAGATTCAGTTTCTGAATGGTGTATCTTCTGCTGCCGAAAATGCCGGACTTTCAGAGGATACGTTCGTTGATGTTCAATTTCTTGAACAGGAGCTTGCAAATGTCCACATTCACTCTCAAAACATGGTCTCCGCACAGCAGCAAGAGCTGTCGAATATTTTAGGACAGATAGATGATTTAATATCGCTACAGCCGTTCTCATCCGATGAAATCAAACAGCAGCTTGACGCTGCAAACCAAAACAGAAAAGACACAATCAAGGCTGTCGAAGATCTTGATGGACTGCTCAAAAGAGAATACTCGGCCTCTGAACATATTCAGCAAATGATCCAGACCGACTATTCCGCCTTAATCGACGCAACAGGAAAAGGGAAAAATGCGTCTCCGTTAAACTACAATTCACATATCTATCAAAACAGTGAAGTCTATAAAATGAAACATCGCATGCATCAAGAGGCAAGAAGCTACATCGCAAATAAACAAAAACAGTATGAAACAGGAAAAGCCGAAAAAGCAGAGGAACTTTAG
- a CDS encoding hydantoinase/oxoprolinase family protein gives MNEEGYRLGIDIGGTFTDLTLLNPADGSMTAVKTPTVPEDPARGIINGLALLKTRGVQPSEIHHFVHGMTIGLNTLLQRKGADIALFVTEGFRDILSLQRLRLPVPYDFRSRMPEPLIPRKNVFPIQERMLYDGSEKLPLHMEDIDEAVGQALRKGLKGIVVSFLHSYRNPLHERQAAERIRQIAPELEVATSAELWPQMREYERTVMSVANLYIKPNIHHYFGTLKERLVQEGISAQPFITQSNGGLMDIESAAEAPVKTLFSGPAAGVIGSIRTAEAAGEANIITFDVGGTSADISIVEKGEPTFTQSNQISGFPIAIPSVAMYSIGAGGGSVAWIDSGGLLKVGPESVGSDPGPACYGKGTKAALTDAFLICHYLNPNRFAAGNMKLYRERAEKALLPVAEYLGTDVEQAADKMIQVALANMYTELSNVMEQHGFDPREFSLMAFGGAGPVTANFLAEEIQAKNVLIPPHPGTLSALGALTADFIYDAVCSRQVLLEQIKTAELKVEFMRLQEQAETWLRKQRADMVTEASLLYLLDARYKGQAYEIELPVSPEWLEGESTSEIADSFHLLHGKQYGHSDGKASIELMNMRVRIIGKTPKPPGGKGCQSNLPEAEPVSQRKIIMKGGTYQASVYRRPDLRSGQRIDGPAIVEQDDTTTLILPNWSGKTDHAGNLIIERKES, from the coding sequence TTGAATGAAGAAGGTTACCGGCTTGGAATTGATATTGGAGGAACTTTTACCGATCTTACATTGTTAAATCCGGCGGACGGAAGCATGACCGCAGTTAAAACGCCGACCGTTCCCGAAGATCCGGCCCGAGGAATCATCAACGGCTTGGCTCTCTTGAAAACTCGGGGTGTCCAGCCTTCAGAAATTCATCACTTTGTACACGGCATGACAATCGGTTTGAACACATTATTACAACGCAAAGGGGCTGATATTGCTTTATTCGTAACCGAAGGTTTCCGTGATATTCTTTCGCTTCAGCGTCTCCGGCTTCCGGTACCCTACGATTTTAGATCTAGAATGCCGGAGCCCCTCATTCCTCGGAAAAACGTGTTTCCCATTCAAGAAAGAATGCTTTATGACGGCTCTGAAAAGCTGCCGCTTCATATGGAAGATATCGATGAGGCGGTTGGACAAGCTTTAAGAAAAGGCTTAAAAGGAATCGTTGTTTCTTTTTTGCACAGCTATCGGAATCCGCTCCATGAACGCCAGGCTGCCGAACGGATCAGGCAAATAGCGCCCGAGCTTGAGGTGGCAACGTCTGCGGAGCTTTGGCCGCAAATGAGAGAATACGAACGAACGGTTATGTCCGTCGCGAATCTATACATCAAACCGAATATCCATCACTACTTTGGAACGCTGAAAGAGAGGCTTGTCCAGGAAGGAATATCGGCGCAGCCGTTTATCACCCAGTCCAACGGAGGACTGATGGACATTGAATCGGCTGCCGAGGCACCTGTCAAAACGCTTTTTTCCGGACCGGCAGCGGGGGTCATAGGATCCATCAGAACGGCGGAAGCCGCCGGCGAGGCCAATATCATCACCTTTGATGTCGGAGGAACCAGCGCAGATATTTCGATTGTTGAAAAAGGAGAGCCGACCTTTACCCAGTCAAATCAAATCTCGGGATTTCCGATTGCGATTCCATCTGTAGCAATGTATTCGATCGGTGCCGGCGGAGGATCGGTGGCATGGATTGACAGCGGCGGTCTCTTGAAAGTAGGGCCGGAGTCAGTTGGCTCTGATCCGGGGCCGGCCTGTTACGGAAAAGGAACAAAGGCCGCACTTACAGATGCGTTTCTTATATGTCATTATTTAAACCCAAACAGGTTTGCAGCAGGAAATATGAAACTGTACCGGGAAAGAGCCGAAAAAGCGCTCCTCCCGGTTGCCGAGTATTTAGGCACAGATGTGGAGCAAGCCGCGGATAAGATGATTCAAGTTGCGCTTGCCAATATGTACACGGAACTAAGCAATGTCATGGAGCAACACGGGTTTGACCCGCGTGAATTCAGCCTTATGGCTTTTGGAGGCGCAGGCCCGGTTACTGCTAATTTTTTGGCTGAGGAAATTCAGGCCAAAAATGTGCTGATCCCGCCGCATCCGGGAACTCTATCGGCTTTGGGCGCACTGACGGCTGATTTTATCTACGATGCTGTATGTTCAAGACAGGTGCTGCTTGAGCAAATAAAAACGGCTGAGTTAAAAGTGGAGTTTATGAGGCTGCAAGAACAGGCGGAAACATGGCTGCGGAAACAACGGGCGGACATGGTGACTGAAGCCTCTCTTCTTTACTTGCTTGATGCCCGTTATAAAGGTCAGGCGTATGAAATTGAGCTCCCTGTTTCACCGGAATGGCTGGAAGGCGAAAGTACGAGTGAAATCGCAGACTCCTTTCATCTCTTACATGGGAAGCAATATGGACACAGCGATGGGAAAGCAAGCATTGAATTGATGAATATGCGCGTCCGCATTATAGGCAAGACGCCGAAACCGCCAGGCGGAAAAGGATGTCAAAGTAATCTGCCCGAAGCTGAACCTGTCAGCCAAAGAAAGATCATCATGAAAGGCGGTACATATCAAGCCTCCGTATACCGCCGTCCAGATTTAAGGAGCGGGCAGAGAATAGATGGGCCGGCCATTGTTGAGCAGGACGATACAACGACGCTGATTTTGCCAAATTGGAGCGGGAAAACCGATCATGCCGGAAATTTGATCATTGAACGGAAGGAGAGCTGA
- a CDS encoding hydantoinase B/oxoprolinase family protein, whose product MRTDPARLEMMRSYFNAIAAGMGHVIERTSFTTFVKESADFATALATPEGEFFVYPKTVGVTIFLGLSLKRVIEESGPFEPGDIILTNDPYTTDGLATHLPDIHVVKPIFLEGEIISYAWCFVHCSDVGGLVPASISPTATDIHQEGLRIPPARIYKKGRENRDILKVLRANSRVPDLNEGDIHAMVAAVNTAENRLTEMVGKFGKEAVQQGMDDLLEQAAMRAGRVISRIPEGSYSFSDYLDDDMVSDVPIRLAVTANVSGGEITLDFSDCDPQVKTAFNLVTNGSKHSFLYQGLINYIISEDPYIPINGGLTRPIQVIAPKGTLVHPEYPAAVGIRHSITMRLYNAVLGALAKALPKAVPAAGAGQSAIVVLSVPDESTGSRKMSVVEPMGGGGGGQHDMDGADGIDHASGFLKNTPIESLEQHIDIHVRRYELIKNTAGAGFHRGGHAIGLEFEAAAPESIVTARGMERMRFHPWGLAGGTAGALGRVRLYPDQPQEKTMSKIDVLKLNKGDVISIHSPGGGGWGNPFRREAESILGEVEAGLLSPEAAYHQYGVAVKENGAGSFIIDLEETAEIRKKKAGEHRKQWDFGIAREEYERCWTEEASSTLARLLRQLPAHQRSHVKHLVHRYFSKEHNGPISKSEVAAAVEKLAGKNNTGMVR is encoded by the coding sequence ATGCGCACAGATCCTGCCCGGCTGGAAATGATGAGAAGCTACTTTAACGCGATAGCCGCGGGAATGGGGCACGTTATTGAACGGACGTCCTTTACCACATTTGTAAAAGAATCGGCTGATTTCGCTACTGCGCTTGCGACGCCGGAAGGGGAGTTTTTCGTTTATCCGAAAACGGTCGGCGTCACGATTTTTTTAGGGCTTTCATTAAAACGGGTCATCGAAGAAAGCGGCCCATTTGAACCGGGAGATATTATCCTCACAAACGATCCTTATACAACGGACGGATTGGCGACCCACTTGCCTGATATTCATGTGGTGAAGCCGATTTTCTTGGAGGGCGAGATAATCAGTTACGCGTGGTGCTTTGTCCATTGCAGCGATGTCGGCGGCCTTGTCCCGGCAAGCATTTCGCCGACCGCGACAGACATCCATCAGGAAGGCCTGAGAATACCGCCGGCAAGGATTTACAAAAAGGGGAGAGAAAATCGCGATATATTGAAGGTTTTGCGGGCAAACAGCAGGGTTCCCGACTTAAATGAAGGGGATATTCATGCGATGGTGGCCGCGGTCAATACGGCGGAGAATCGATTGACAGAAATGGTCGGAAAGTTTGGAAAAGAAGCGGTCCAACAAGGAATGGATGATTTGCTCGAACAAGCCGCGATGAGAGCCGGACGGGTAATCAGCAGGATTCCGGAAGGTTCATACAGTTTTTCAGATTATCTTGATGACGATATGGTTTCTGACGTTCCGATCCGCTTGGCTGTTACGGCAAACGTCTCGGGAGGGGAGATCACATTGGACTTTTCAGACTGTGATCCTCAGGTGAAGACCGCATTTAACCTTGTCACCAATGGAAGCAAACATTCATTTCTATATCAGGGCCTGATCAACTATATCATAAGTGAAGACCCGTATATTCCGATTAACGGGGGGCTGACACGGCCGATCCAAGTTATCGCTCCAAAGGGTACGCTGGTTCATCCGGAATATCCTGCGGCGGTCGGCATTCGTCATTCGATCACGATGAGACTTTATAATGCTGTACTGGGCGCATTGGCAAAGGCGCTTCCGAAAGCCGTGCCTGCAGCAGGCGCCGGTCAGTCAGCGATTGTCGTACTGTCGGTTCCCGATGAATCAACTGGCAGCAGGAAGATGTCGGTGGTCGAACCGATGGGAGGCGGAGGAGGCGGCCAGCATGACATGGACGGAGCAGATGGAATTGACCATGCCTCCGGATTTTTGAAAAATACGCCGATTGAAAGCCTTGAACAGCACATCGACATCCATGTTCGCCGCTATGAATTGATCAAAAATACAGCCGGAGCCGGTTTTCACAGGGGAGGCCATGCAATCGGGCTGGAGTTTGAAGCGGCGGCACCAGAATCAATTGTGACCGCAAGAGGGATGGAGAGGATGCGTTTTCATCCGTGGGGGCTCGCCGGGGGAACGGCAGGAGCGCTCGGGCGGGTGCGCCTTTATCCTGATCAGCCTCAGGAGAAAACGATGTCGAAGATCGATGTTCTAAAGCTCAATAAAGGGGATGTTATCAGCATTCATTCACCAGGCGGCGGAGGCTGGGGAAATCCCTTCCGCCGGGAAGCTGAATCGATTTTAGGAGAAGTTGAAGCGGGCTTGCTGAGCCCGGAAGCGGCATATCATCAATACGGCGTTGCTGTAAAAGAAAACGGCGCTGGCTCCTTCATTATTGATCTGGAAGAAACAGCTGAAATCAGAAAAAAGAAAGCAGGCGAACATCGGAAACAATGGGATTTCGGAATCGCCAGAGAAGAATACGAACGGTGCTGGACAGAAGAAGCCAGCAGCACATTGGCCCGGCTTCTGCGACAGCTTCCGGCTCATCAAAGGTCACATGTTAAACATTTAGTCCATCGTTATTTCTCAAAAGAACATAACGGTCCGATCAGTAAAAGCGAAGTTGCGGCCGCTGTGGAAAAACTGGCTGGAAAAAATAACACGGGAATGGTGAGATGA